The Halomonas sp. KG2 genome contains a region encoding:
- the murB gene encoding UDP-N-acetylmuramate dehydrogenase, producing MTGCEITSCERTNNDLLSRCQSVDLTSANTLRLPCQAERYVAPETLSALQHVVREAVAKQWHITLLGGGSNVLLPAKLKGIAVRPAMQQWWLESCGESVVAHVGAGVNWHSLVMTLAARGLWGIENLALIPGDCGAAPVQNIGAYGVELKDVLVGVQVVELASGSVRWLSADACQFGYRDSIFKKSLADKVVITQLALRLSKTPLPRLGYGDLAARVAASANCLAVAQAVCAIRQEKLPDPQVLANAGSFFKNPLVNSDQLSRLLQAYPSMPYFPQVNGQSKLAAGWLIDQCGLKGIQQGAFGVHARQALVLVHFGGGDRCELLQFAEYIAHKVYDQFGVELEPEPRLVQA from the coding sequence ATGACAGGTTGTGAAATCACGAGTTGTGAAAGAACTAATAATGATTTGCTTAGTCGTTGCCAGTCAGTCGATTTAACCTCTGCGAACACGCTGCGTTTACCCTGTCAGGCGGAGCGGTATGTTGCCCCTGAAACGCTAAGTGCACTCCAACATGTGGTGCGTGAAGCCGTTGCTAAGCAGTGGCACATTACGCTCTTGGGAGGTGGTAGTAATGTGCTGCTTCCCGCTAAGCTGAAAGGCATTGCGGTTCGGCCTGCTATGCAGCAGTGGTGGTTAGAAAGTTGCGGAGAGTCTGTTGTTGCTCATGTGGGAGCAGGCGTTAATTGGCATTCGTTAGTCATGACGCTAGCGGCTCGCGGCCTGTGGGGTATTGAAAACTTAGCGCTGATTCCTGGTGATTGCGGCGCAGCACCGGTACAGAACATTGGTGCATACGGTGTCGAGCTTAAAGACGTTCTGGTAGGGGTGCAGGTAGTAGAGTTGGCGTCGGGTAGTGTACGTTGGTTAAGCGCCGATGCTTGCCAATTTGGTTACCGAGATAGCATCTTCAAAAAATCGCTAGCGGATAAAGTCGTCATTACTCAGTTGGCGCTTCGGCTATCAAAAACGCCGCTGCCAAGACTGGGTTATGGAGATTTAGCTGCCCGAGTAGCCGCTTCGGCGAATTGCTTGGCGGTGGCTCAAGCAGTGTGTGCTATTCGTCAGGAAAAACTGCCGGACCCTCAGGTGCTCGCAAATGCGGGTAGCTTCTTTAAAAACCCGCTAGTTAACAGCGATCAGTTATCACGCTTATTACAGGCATACCCTAGCATGCCATATTTTCCGCAGGTTAACGGTCAATCCAAACTGGCAGCGGGGTGGTTAATTGATCAATGCGGGCTGAAAGGGATTCAGCAGGGGGCTTTCGGTGTTCACGCGCGGCAGGCCTTGGTGCTTGTGCATTTTGGCGGTGGCGATCGGTGTGAGCTACTGCAGTTTGCAGAGTATATTGCCCACAAGGTCTATGACCAATTTGGTGTTGAGTTAGAGCCTGAGCCTCGCTTGGTACAAGCATAA
- a CDS encoding low molecular weight phosphotyrosine protein phosphatase, translating to MKRVLFVCLGNICRSPTAEGVFWHAVEEAGLSRHINVDSCGVGSWHVGKAPDSRAQATALQRGIDISHLRARQLSASDFLEFDYVLGMDRDNLKAMRALQPSTSRAHVGLLLDFADMPDAEVPDPYYGGDEGFEHVLNLIEAASTGLIAQLRNDGLRNDRL from the coding sequence ATGAAGCGCGTCCTATTTGTCTGTTTGGGCAATATTTGTCGTTCGCCAACGGCCGAAGGCGTCTTTTGGCACGCTGTTGAAGAGGCTGGCTTAAGTCGTCATATCAACGTTGACTCTTGTGGTGTGGGTAGCTGGCATGTTGGAAAAGCGCCAGACAGCCGTGCCCAGGCAACTGCTTTGCAGCGTGGTATTGATATTAGTCATTTGCGCGCTCGTCAGCTAAGCGCCAGTGACTTTCTTGAATTCGACTATGTGCTAGGCATGGATCGCGACAACCTCAAGGCAATGCGAGCGCTACAGCCGAGTACCAGTCGTGCCCATGTGGGGCTCTTGCTAGATTTTGCCGATATGCCTGATGCTGAAGTGCCCGACCCTTATTACGGTGGTGATGAGGGCTTTGAACATGTCCTGAATTTAATTGAGGCGGCTTCTACAGGGCTAATTGCCCAGCTGAGAAATGACGGGCTAAGAAATGACAGGTTGTGA
- the kdsB gene encoding 3-deoxy-manno-octulosonate cytidylyltransferase → MSVAKTEFIAVVPARFGSSRLPGKPLLDIAGEPMVAHVWRRACQSQASRVVVATDDPRIRDAMLPYGADVVMTRADHPSGTDRLAEVAEQLGLSDDTLVVNVQGDEPLIPPALIDQVAMRLAEDQEAAIATLAEPITDVETLFNANVVKVVRSLQGRALYFSRAPIPWDREQFKVQPALLATDAWLRHIGIYAYRASFLAAYRELAPSSLEQLEQLEQLRALQHGYAIQVALASTINPPGVDTPEDLARVRALLASESEGGSE, encoded by the coding sequence ATGTCAGTCGCTAAGACCGAATTTATTGCCGTTGTTCCCGCGCGTTTTGGCTCGTCCCGCTTGCCGGGTAAGCCACTGCTGGATATCGCGGGTGAGCCTATGGTTGCCCATGTCTGGCGAAGAGCCTGTCAAAGCCAAGCAAGTCGTGTCGTGGTAGCCACTGACGATCCTCGTATACGTGATGCGATGTTGCCCTACGGTGCGGATGTCGTTATGACTCGCGCGGATCATCCTTCTGGTACCGACCGACTGGCCGAAGTGGCAGAGCAGCTCGGGCTAAGCGACGACACTTTAGTGGTGAATGTGCAAGGCGATGAGCCGCTTATCCCACCGGCCTTAATTGACCAAGTGGCGATGCGTTTGGCCGAAGATCAAGAAGCGGCCATTGCGACGCTTGCTGAGCCTATTACTGATGTTGAAACGTTATTTAACGCTAACGTCGTCAAAGTTGTTCGCTCCTTGCAGGGGCGTGCTCTGTACTTTTCTCGTGCTCCCATTCCTTGGGATCGAGAGCAATTTAAAGTCCAGCCCGCGCTTTTAGCCACCGATGCGTGGTTGCGTCATATTGGTATATACGCCTACCGTGCCAGTTTCCTTGCCGCTTATCGTGAGCTGGCGCCGTCGAGCCTTGAGCAGTTGGAGCAGCTAGAACAGCTGCGTGCGCTACAGCATGGCTATGCCATTCAAGTTGCGCTAGCCAGCACTATCAATCCTCCTGGTGTGGATACGCCGGAAGACTTAGCCAGGGTGAGAGCGCTTCTGGCGAGTGAAAGTGAAGGTGGAAGCGAATGA
- a CDS encoding Trm112 family protein, with product MDKELLAMLVCPLCNGKLKYNREAQELCCHYDGLAYPIQEGIPVMLPEEARAMDADEKLPISPGRTGEV from the coding sequence ATGGATAAAGAACTACTGGCAATGCTGGTTTGCCCGCTTTGCAATGGCAAGCTCAAGTATAATCGTGAAGCCCAGGAACTTTGCTGCCACTACGACGGTTTGGCGTATCCTATTCAAGAAGGCATCCCTGTGATGCTTCCCGAAGAGGCGCGCGCGATGGATGCCGATGAAAAGCTACCTATCTCGCCTGGTCGTACCGGAGAGGTGTAA
- the lpxK gene encoding tetraacyldisaccharide 4'-kinase, whose product MSLEQRWLKAAYQGSRWLTPLYPLGDLYRYLVARRSSHYHAGKKLAVKASVPVIVVGNITLGGTGKSPLVAWLVNWLRKQGWSPGIITRGYGGKASHYPLRVTAITDPAQSGDEPLMLAQQTGCPVVADPRRPRGVQALVDSGCDIIVSDDGLQHLALGRDIELVVVDGARGLGNGRCLPAGPLRESPSKLAQVDAVIINGEQRRPLPIEGVAMQLAPLSWRRMQDGQRVPLTPLPFTLPVNAVAGIGHPERFFNTLRSLGVEGEMRPLADHQRFDDQTFRFSHQRPVVMTAKDAVKCQALAPPDSWVLEVEAVLPPEFEHWLAAKLSALSEKGYTDG is encoded by the coding sequence ATGAGCCTGGAACAACGCTGGCTTAAGGCGGCTTACCAGGGAAGCCGATGGCTAACGCCGCTGTATCCGCTGGGTGATTTATACCGTTATCTTGTGGCGCGCCGTAGCTCTCACTATCACGCTGGTAAAAAGCTAGCTGTTAAAGCATCCGTACCCGTTATCGTGGTGGGTAATATCACCCTTGGTGGAACCGGTAAATCGCCGCTAGTGGCGTGGCTGGTCAACTGGCTGAGGAAGCAGGGGTGGTCGCCAGGTATTATTACCCGTGGTTACGGTGGTAAAGCATCGCACTACCCGTTACGGGTAACCGCAATCACTGACCCTGCGCAAAGCGGCGATGAGCCATTAATGTTGGCGCAACAAACGGGCTGCCCGGTCGTGGCTGATCCGCGCCGTCCACGAGGCGTTCAAGCCCTGGTTGATAGTGGGTGCGACATTATTGTCAGTGATGATGGGTTACAGCATCTGGCGTTAGGACGTGATATTGAATTGGTTGTTGTTGATGGAGCTAGGGGGCTAGGGAATGGGCGCTGCTTACCTGCTGGGCCGCTGAGAGAATCACCCAGTAAATTAGCTCAAGTTGATGCTGTGATTATTAATGGTGAGCAGCGTCGCCCTCTGCCTATAGAGGGAGTGGCGATGCAACTAGCGCCGCTCAGCTGGCGTCGAATGCAGGATGGTCAACGTGTGCCACTCACTCCTCTGCCATTTACGCTACCTGTGAATGCTGTGGCGGGTATTGGCCATCCTGAGCGTTTTTTTAATACGCTGCGTAGTTTAGGGGTGGAGGGCGAGATGCGTCCGCTAGCAGATCATCAGCGTTTTGATGACCAGACTTTCCGTTTTAGTCATCAGCGGCCCGTTGTAATGACCGCCAAAGACGCAGTGAAGTGCCAAGCGTTAGCGCCACCCGATAGCTGGGTGTTAGAGGTAGAAGCCGTGCTTCCGCCAGAGTTTGAACACTGGCTGGCAGCTAAATTGTCAGCGCTTTCTGAAAAGGGATACACCGATGGATAA
- the msbA gene encoding lipid A export permease/ATP-binding protein MsbA yields the protein MTDSGWVLYKRLLTYVKPHWRAFALAIVGFIIYAASSTALAEMMKQLIDGIQNPDATFRLLLPLFVVIMFASRGLGTFLSTYFMSYVGRYVIHTLRCDVFAHLLHLPGRFFDHHSSGHLVSRVTYHVEQVAGAATKAVTIILREGLFVIGLIGYLFWTNWMLTLLFLGVTPVIAVVVSYASKRFRRISKRIQHSMGDVTHVASEALSGYRVVRTHGAEEYEKQRFERVSEENRRQSMKEAMTRAVSSPVILMLVAISMAILVWLAMAPALMENMTPGEFVAFITAAALMIKPVRQLTEVNSEIQKGIAAASELFGLLDLTPEQDEGKTIPRQLTGSVVIDNVSFRYADDQPNVLHDINISVAPGELVAIVGRSGSGKSTLVSLLPRFYRPSEGRIVIDGVNADDYALGPLRQQIALVSQQVTLFNATIADNIGYGVTNPDPAAIEAAAQAAYASEFIEKLPQGYATVVGENGVMLSGGQRQRLAIARAIFKDAPILILDEATSALDTESERYIQKALEHVCEGRTTLVIAHRLSTIERADRILVMDQGRIIEQGTHQTLLEAGGAYAALHQLQFQESE from the coding sequence GTGACTGATTCAGGTTGGGTTCTCTACAAGCGATTATTAACTTACGTCAAACCTCACTGGCGCGCATTCGCGTTAGCGATCGTCGGTTTTATTATTTATGCCGCCTCTAGTACGGCACTAGCTGAAATGATGAAGCAGCTGATTGATGGCATTCAAAACCCTGATGCTACCTTTCGTTTACTGCTCCCACTGTTTGTGGTGATTATGTTCGCTTCGCGTGGGTTGGGGACATTTTTAAGCACCTACTTTATGTCTTATGTCGGACGTTATGTGATTCACACGCTGCGCTGCGATGTGTTTGCGCATTTGCTACATTTGCCTGGGCGGTTCTTCGACCACCATTCCAGTGGCCATTTGGTATCTCGAGTAACGTATCACGTAGAGCAGGTCGCAGGTGCTGCCACGAAAGCGGTCACTATTATTCTGCGTGAAGGTCTGTTCGTTATCGGGCTGATCGGTTATCTGTTTTGGACCAACTGGATGCTAACGCTGCTATTTTTGGGCGTAACACCGGTGATTGCTGTTGTGGTGAGCTATGCCAGCAAGCGTTTTAGGCGTATCTCTAAGCGTATTCAGCACTCCATGGGGGACGTTACTCATGTCGCTTCTGAAGCGCTCTCCGGCTATCGCGTCGTGCGCACGCATGGTGCTGAAGAGTATGAAAAACAGCGTTTTGAACGGGTAAGCGAAGAAAATCGCCGTCAGAGTATGAAAGAGGCGATGACGCGTGCTGTGAGTTCACCAGTGATCTTGATGCTGGTAGCGATTTCCATGGCTATTCTGGTTTGGCTTGCCATGGCGCCTGCGCTTATGGAAAACATGACGCCGGGGGAGTTTGTTGCCTTTATTACCGCAGCAGCGCTAATGATCAAGCCGGTGCGCCAGCTCACAGAAGTGAATAGTGAGATTCAAAAAGGCATTGCGGCGGCTTCGGAGCTATTTGGCTTGCTTGATTTGACCCCTGAGCAGGATGAAGGGAAGACAATTCCCCGTCAGCTTACAGGCAGCGTGGTGATTGATAATGTCAGTTTCCGCTACGCTGATGACCAGCCTAATGTATTGCACGATATTAATATTAGTGTTGCCCCTGGTGAGCTAGTGGCGATTGTTGGGCGCTCTGGTAGTGGTAAATCAACATTGGTCAGCCTGCTGCCGCGTTTTTATCGTCCTAGTGAAGGGCGCATTGTGATTGATGGGGTAAATGCCGATGATTATGCGTTGGGCCCTTTGCGTCAGCAAATTGCATTAGTATCGCAACAAGTCACGCTATTTAATGCAACCATTGCTGACAACATCGGCTATGGCGTTACCAACCCAGACCCTGCCGCCATTGAAGCGGCCGCTCAGGCGGCTTACGCCAGTGAGTTTATTGAAAAACTGCCTCAGGGCTATGCCACGGTAGTGGGTGAAAACGGTGTGATGTTATCCGGTGGGCAGCGCCAGCGCTTAGCAATCGCTCGGGCGATTTTTAAAGATGCACCTATTCTTATCTTGGACGAAGCGACATCGGCACTGGATACCGAATCTGAGCGCTATATCCAGAAAGCGCTGGAGCATGTGTGTGAAGGGCGTACCACGCTGGTCATTGCCCACCGTCTATCCACCATCGAACGGGCTGACCGTATTTTAGTGATGGATCAAGGGCGCATTATTGAGCAGGGTACCCACCAAACGTTGTTAGAAGCGGGAGGTGCCTATGCGGCGCTGCATCAGCTTCAGTTTCAGGAGAGTGAATGA
- a CDS encoding DNA internalization-related competence protein ComEC/Rec2, protein MQLGAALPAALAVLMGALAAWISGPEARLQILLPGVLVVLLCLVVCRRSLLIWLVISSWVFISVQQEWGHRLPPGLSGEDVTLEARVINVQTQAESSRVRLAVESCRSPEGLPSCSALRSVRVSAYGNQRYLVGERWRMTLRLRPPSGFSNPNTFDYQQWLWREGIHATGYVRQEPTPERLSGAAPTLRQRAMATLASQPLQERTRRWLAALTLGDSEQLTQDDWTLLNATGTTHLVVISGLHVGLVASFVLLLARFTARLITPTNWRLRAWPWWLAGVAAVGYAMLAGLAPPAMRAMIMTLLGLWVLSGRHAPGAWQAWWLALGIVLVVDPLALWRPGLWLSFIAVGWLIIIWQGRPRPQGLKGWCWALLRSQLLIAPLMAAAVLLAFGRVAPAAPLINLVAVPWVSSVMVPSALLGWVLSPLPGIGLFVWWCFEQALQVFHQLLVIAVQWAPLLQPPSILVFPLVGALLLMSLCWGLPNVPGWLRVSATLLLLSFPWWSADEQFNQGELRVIVYDVGQGQLIELRSANYRLLYDTGPRFRSGFMPLQTLWPPGQSFDHVIVSHADTDHAGGIGALLKDHQVTQWWVPRGELLPVASTECVQGQQWRRDGIDYQILWPPKGENVLSSNDRSCVLQISAGGQRLLITGDVGKDVERRILAKVITPIGVLVAGHHGSNTSSGVQFVQVSRPRHVIFSAGKDNPFNHPVDAVVRRFREQQSCLWSTAQDGALEFSLTATQPIQIIPMRKQQGVRKRC, encoded by the coding sequence ATGCAACTAGGCGCTGCACTACCGGCTGCCTTGGCAGTATTGATGGGGGCGCTAGCGGCGTGGATCAGCGGCCCCGAGGCGCGCCTGCAGATTTTGCTGCCAGGCGTGCTTGTGGTGCTGCTTTGCTTGGTTGTATGTCGGCGTAGCCTATTAATTTGGCTGGTTATTTCAAGCTGGGTTTTTATTAGCGTGCAGCAGGAGTGGGGGCACCGTTTGCCTCCTGGGCTCAGTGGAGAGGATGTCACTCTGGAGGCCCGAGTAATCAATGTTCAAACGCAAGCGGAGTCGTCACGAGTGCGCTTGGCAGTGGAATCTTGCCGCTCTCCCGAGGGACTGCCAAGTTGTAGCGCACTGCGTAGCGTGCGAGTAAGTGCCTATGGCAACCAGCGTTACCTCGTTGGTGAGCGCTGGCGGATGACGCTGCGGCTCCGCCCGCCCAGTGGCTTTTCTAACCCAAATACGTTTGATTACCAGCAATGGTTATGGCGTGAAGGCATACATGCGACGGGCTATGTGCGCCAGGAGCCTACGCCCGAACGCCTGTCGGGGGCTGCGCCGACACTTCGTCAGCGAGCAATGGCGACGCTGGCTAGTCAGCCGTTGCAAGAGCGAACCCGGCGCTGGCTTGCGGCGCTGACGCTGGGAGATAGTGAGCAGTTGACCCAAGATGATTGGACCTTACTCAATGCAACGGGTACGACGCATTTAGTGGTCATTTCTGGGTTGCATGTTGGGCTTGTCGCTTCATTTGTGCTGTTGTTGGCACGTTTTACTGCCAGGCTGATAACGCCCACCAATTGGCGCCTGCGTGCTTGGCCCTGGTGGTTAGCAGGGGTGGCGGCTGTGGGTTACGCCATGTTAGCCGGACTAGCACCTCCTGCCATGCGCGCCATGATCATGACGCTGTTAGGCTTGTGGGTGCTTAGCGGACGTCATGCGCCAGGAGCTTGGCAAGCTTGGTGGCTTGCGCTCGGGATAGTGTTAGTGGTTGATCCGCTTGCACTGTGGAGGCCTGGTCTGTGGCTATCGTTTATTGCGGTAGGCTGGTTGATTATTATTTGGCAAGGCCGCCCCCGCCCACAGGGTCTAAAAGGGTGGTGCTGGGCGCTACTGCGTTCTCAACTACTCATTGCACCGCTGATGGCGGCTGCAGTGCTGTTGGCATTTGGAAGAGTAGCCCCTGCGGCCCCGCTGATTAATCTTGTTGCTGTACCTTGGGTAAGCTCCGTTATGGTGCCCAGTGCGCTATTGGGGTGGGTGCTGTCGCCACTGCCTGGAATAGGGCTTTTTGTGTGGTGGTGTTTTGAGCAGGCACTGCAGGTTTTTCATCAGTTACTCGTCATTGCCGTGCAGTGGGCACCGCTTTTGCAGCCACCGTCAATACTGGTGTTTCCGCTGGTAGGTGCACTGTTATTGATGTCGCTGTGTTGGGGGCTTCCCAATGTCCCAGGATGGTTGCGTGTTAGTGCGACATTACTGCTATTAAGCTTTCCGTGGTGGTCTGCGGACGAACAGTTTAACCAAGGTGAGCTGCGTGTCATTGTTTATGATGTCGGGCAAGGCCAACTGATTGAATTACGTAGCGCCAACTATCGATTGCTATACGACACAGGACCTCGTTTTCGCAGTGGGTTTATGCCACTGCAAACTCTTTGGCCCCCAGGCCAATCGTTCGATCACGTCATTGTCAGCCATGCCGATACCGACCATGCGGGAGGAATTGGTGCGCTTTTAAAAGACCATCAAGTAACGCAATGGTGGGTTCCCCGTGGAGAGCTTCTGCCTGTTGCGAGTACAGAGTGTGTTCAAGGGCAGCAGTGGCGACGTGATGGCATTGACTATCAGATACTATGGCCCCCAAAAGGGGAGAACGTGCTCTCCTCAAATGACCGCTCCTGTGTACTTCAAATAAGCGCGGGTGGGCAGCGTTTGTTGATTACCGGTGACGTTGGTAAGGACGTTGAAAGGAGAATCTTAGCGAAAGTTATTACGCCGATTGGCGTGTTAGTGGCTGGGCATCATGGAAGCAATACAAGTTCGGGTGTTCAGTTCGTTCAAGTAAGTCGTCCTCGGCATGTCATTTTTAGTGCTGGGAAAGATAATCCCTTTAACCATCCGGTCGACGCGGTAGTGCGCCGCTTTCGGGAACAACAGAGCTGCTTATGGAGTACCGCCCAGGATGGCGCTCTCGAATTTAGCCTCACAGCGACTCAGCCAATTCAGATCATTCCCATGCGAAAGCAACAGGGCGTTCGTAAGCGGTGTTGA